In the Scomber japonicus isolate fScoJap1 chromosome 18, fScoJap1.pri, whole genome shotgun sequence genome, one interval contains:
- the prr15la gene encoding proline-rich protein 15-like protein A, whose protein sequence is MAEPGWWKLTFLRRKKSQPKVLYEIPADSVSNASTGQNGSSTAAGDAAHPEDTEHDSQLDARLERIVDKTTASKGRHVKVSHSGRYKEKKKVRATLAENPEMFPGSDDMWDENQRAAK, encoded by the coding sequence ATGGCGGAGCCAGGCTGGTGGAAGCTAACTTTCCTGAGGAGAAAAAAGTCCCAGCCCAAGGTTTTGTATGAAATCCCAGCAGATTCTGTATCCAACGCCTCTACTGGCCAGAACGGGTCCAGCACAGCAGCTGGAGATGCTGCCCACCCAGAGGATACAGAGCATGATTCCCAGTTGGACGCAAGACTGGAGAGGATCGTGGATAAAACGACAGCAAGCAAGGGGCGTCACGTTAAGGTGTCCCACTCAGGGAGGTataaggagaagaagaaagtgcGAGCCACGCTGGCAGAGAACCCAGAGATGTTTCCTGGAAGTGACGACATGTGGGATGAGAACCAGAGAGCTGCAAAGTGA